One Mesorhizobium sp. L-2-11 genomic region harbors:
- a CDS encoding NAD(P)/FAD-dependent oxidoreductase — protein sequence MKIQIVVVGGGAGGLELVRWLGARLGRKDFDIILVERNHTHVWKPLLHEVAAGSLDANLDEVGYRSHGHRWGYRFFYGSLEAIDRTARQVIVAPIYDDDGSELVGRHRLRYDYLVIAIGSVSNDFGTPGVKDHCLFLEDRHQADRFRLKLLNHCLRVSRTMSADPTDDAFVDIAIVGGGATGVELAAELYNAASSLRHYGLEIFDETRLRVTLIEAGPRILPALPDALAKAAHQELEALGVRVLAKTAVSEASEKGLRCANGEQIHADICVWAAGVQGANILGELDGLEVARSRQLVVLPTLQTSRDERIFAIGDCCFFKPEGAGGPVPPRAQAAHQMASTAYRNILHLIAGETPEAFVYRDKGSLVSLSRFSTVGSLMGNLVGGRMAIEGRLARMIYVSLYRMHLVAIHGWIKGLALILVGHVNRVVRPRLKLH from the coding sequence ATGAAGATTCAAATAGTCGTCGTTGGCGGTGGCGCTGGGGGCCTAGAGCTTGTGCGATGGCTCGGAGCGCGGCTCGGCCGTAAGGATTTCGACATCATCCTTGTCGAGCGGAACCACACCCATGTCTGGAAGCCGCTTCTTCATGAGGTTGCGGCTGGATCGCTCGACGCCAATCTTGACGAGGTTGGCTATCGCAGCCACGGGCATCGGTGGGGCTACCGCTTCTTCTACGGCTCGTTGGAGGCCATTGATCGAACAGCGCGGCAGGTGATAGTGGCGCCGATCTACGACGATGACGGGTCGGAACTGGTTGGTCGACATCGGCTCCGATACGATTACCTCGTTATCGCAATCGGGTCGGTTTCAAACGACTTCGGTACTCCCGGAGTCAAGGATCATTGCCTTTTCCTCGAAGACCGTCATCAAGCGGATCGCTTTCGATTGAAGTTGTTGAATCATTGTCTTCGAGTTTCCAGGACAATGTCAGCTGATCCTACCGACGACGCCTTTGTCGATATAGCTATCGTAGGTGGCGGTGCGACAGGCGTCGAACTCGCTGCTGAACTCTACAATGCTGCATCATCTCTCAGACACTATGGCCTGGAAATCTTCGACGAGACCCGGTTGAGGGTCACTTTGATAGAGGCCGGGCCGCGGATTCTTCCGGCTCTCCCAGATGCCTTAGCAAAGGCCGCGCATCAGGAGCTTGAGGCCCTCGGCGTCCGGGTGCTCGCAAAGACAGCTGTATCCGAAGCAAGCGAAAAGGGATTGAGGTGTGCCAACGGGGAGCAGATACACGCCGATATTTGCGTCTGGGCTGCAGGAGTGCAGGGGGCAAATATTTTAGGAGAGCTCGACGGACTCGAGGTGGCGCGCAGCAGGCAACTTGTCGTCCTTCCCACCCTCCAAACGAGCCGCGACGAGCGCATCTTCGCTATCGGCGATTGCTGCTTTTTCAAGCCAGAAGGGGCGGGCGGCCCGGTGCCACCACGAGCTCAGGCTGCCCACCAGATGGCATCGACGGCTTATCGCAACATTCTTCACTTGATTGCCGGGGAAACGCCAGAAGCATTTGTCTATCGGGACAAGGGCTCGCTAGTGTCGTTGAGCCGGTTTTCCACCGTCGGTAGCTTGATGGGAAACCTCGTCGGAGGGCGGATGGCGATCGAGGGGCGGCTGGCCAGGATGATCTACGTGTCTTTGTACCGCATGCACCTGGTGGCCATACATGGCTGGATCAAGGGCTTGGCTCTTATCCTGGTCGGCCATGTCAACCGGGTTGTCCGTCCGCGTCTCAAACTGCATTGA
- a CDS encoding four-carbon acid sugar kinase family protein: protein MLLGAIADDLTGATDLALMLSRGGMRALQTIGTPPSFPKKRNCATRFARFPPRFSSAASRQAPPAISAPACRTAPP from the coding sequence ATGTTGCTCGGCGCAATCGCAGACGATTTGACCGGCGCAACCGACCTTGCCCTCATGCTGTCGCGAGGAGGCATGCGCGCACTGCAGACGATCGGCACGCCGCCGTCCTTTCCGAAGAAACGAAATTGCGCGACCAGATTTGCGAGGTTTCCACCTCGCTTTTCGAGCGCTGCCTCACGGCAGGCTCCACCGGCAATATCAGCGCCCGCCTGTCGGACGGCTCCACCCTGA
- a CDS encoding GNAT family N-acetyltransferase, with protein sequence MAVDHDRDSVSAPTELMKFETRHVPGALKLSQEMGWPYRQEDWEFAVTVGNGLVLERAGQVIGTAMSWNYGQAYATAGMIIVTGSAQGGGNGSRLFDGLLQAMDGRNVLLNSTQEGLALYKRRGFTAWGAVLQHQGPLTVAVTQSTRDDIRQATVSDLATIQALDERATGMPRPSMVAGLAEAGSVLVIERAGRIAGYAIARRFGRGYVVGPVAAESAQDARLLILAQLATLHGQFVRIDVYAEHGLGDWLESLGLARVGDAIAMVKGRRPACDGTARMYAVANQSFG encoded by the coding sequence ATGGCCGTTGATCATGACAGAGATAGCGTCAGCGCCCCGACCGAGCTGATGAAATTCGAGACCCGCCATGTGCCGGGCGCGCTGAAGCTGTCGCAGGAGATGGGCTGGCCTTATCGCCAGGAGGACTGGGAATTTGCCGTGACGGTCGGCAATGGCTTGGTCCTCGAGCGGGCAGGACAGGTGATCGGCACTGCCATGTCCTGGAATTACGGACAGGCCTATGCCACTGCCGGGATGATCATAGTCACCGGCTCAGCGCAGGGCGGTGGCAACGGCTCCCGGCTGTTTGACGGGTTGCTTCAGGCCATGGACGGGCGCAACGTGCTGCTCAATTCGACGCAAGAGGGGCTCGCGCTGTACAAGCGACGCGGCTTCACAGCCTGGGGCGCGGTGCTTCAGCACCAGGGCCCGCTGACCGTTGCCGTGACGCAGAGTACCCGCGACGACATCCGTCAGGCGACGGTCTCTGATCTCGCGACGATCCAGGCCCTCGACGAACGGGCGACAGGCATGCCCCGGCCGTCGATGGTGGCTGGCCTCGCTGAAGCGGGCAGTGTTTTGGTCATCGAACGCGCGGGGCGTATTGCAGGATACGCCATCGCCAGGCGGTTCGGTCGCGGCTATGTCGTCGGCCCTGTTGCTGCTGAAAGCGCCCAAGACGCGCGACTCCTGATCCTGGCCCAGCTTGCGACGCTTCACGGCCAATTCGTGCGCATCGACGTCTATGCCGAACACGGATTGGGCGACTGGCTGGAAAGCCTGGGCCTCGCCCGTGTCGGCGATGCGATTGCGATGGTCAAGGGGCGACGGCCCGCCTGCGACGGGACGGCCCGCATGTATGCCGTGGCAAATCAGTCGTTCGGTTAA
- a CDS encoding ABC transporter permease, which yields MTALAANAGPSRWWRSRTVRRFTSHHLALLGVAMITLLTLACVFGPHLLPYDSLYIDLRARFSPPLTGDHYLGTDPLGRDVAARLFMAGRTSLLVAFFAMLLSTMIGTLVGVIAGYRGGWIGAALMRTVDGFLSFPSIFLLLALAAALKPSPAMVTVIVAVTSWMEVARIVEAEVRSLREREFVLAGRMLGLSGAHIMFREILPNAMGPIIVAATLTVAHAILLEAYISFLGYGIQPPLPSWGNMLEGAQQYLDSAPWLAIIPGAAITIAVTSFNFIGDGLRDALDVRDDRV from the coding sequence ATGACCGCTCTCGCCGCAAATGCAGGACCAAGCCGCTGGTGGCGCAGCCGCACGGTGCGCCGTTTCACGAGCCATCATCTGGCGTTGCTGGGAGTGGCGATGATCACCCTCCTGACGCTGGCATGCGTCTTCGGTCCTCATCTCCTGCCCTATGATTCCCTCTACATCGATTTGCGCGCCCGCTTTTCACCGCCGCTGACCGGCGACCACTATCTCGGGACCGATCCTTTGGGGCGGGACGTGGCGGCGCGACTGTTCATGGCCGGGAGGACCTCACTGCTGGTGGCTTTCTTTGCCATGCTGCTGTCGACGATGATCGGAACGCTCGTCGGCGTGATCGCGGGCTACCGCGGCGGCTGGATCGGCGCAGCGCTGATGCGCACGGTCGACGGCTTCCTGTCATTCCCCTCGATCTTCCTGCTGCTGGCCCTGGCCGCGGCACTGAAGCCGAGCCCGGCCATGGTCACCGTGATCGTCGCTGTCACCAGCTGGATGGAGGTAGCTCGGATTGTCGAGGCCGAGGTGCGGTCGTTGCGCGAGCGCGAGTTTGTGCTGGCCGGGCGCATGCTGGGGCTTAGCGGCGCGCATATCATGTTCCGCGAGATCCTGCCCAACGCCATGGGCCCGATCATCGTGGCCGCGACGCTGACCGTCGCGCACGCCATTCTCCTGGAAGCCTATATCAGCTTCCTGGGTTATGGCATTCAGCCGCCGCTGCCCAGCTGGGGCAACATGCTCGAGGGCGCCCAGCAGTACCTGGACAGTGCGCCCTGGCTGGCGATCATTCCCGGGGCCGCCATCACCATCGCCGTGACAAGTTTCAATTTCATCGGCGACGGGTTGCGCGATGCGCTCGACGTGCGGGACGACCGTGTCTGA
- a CDS encoding NAD(P)/FAD-dependent oxidoreductase, translating to MDRPSLLKPQREVSHVHEPKVADKSTPYWWEAAPVMPLPPQPLARKLDVAIVGAGYAGLSAGLALARGGRSVAAFDAMNPGEGASSRNGGITSGSIRLDYATITRRFGEEKAMAIEAEGKVAREFLYDFIKSEKLDCDFQQVGLFKGAIGYEQYEKMARGAEAFARKLGIESYAVPYAKQRNYVGTDFYRGGTVRMDIGGLHPAKFHAELLRVALASGLAVHSNTPVTSIERDGSGFRVATSAGTVQARQVLVCTNGYTDGASPFLRRRLVPVRSRIIATEELAPEVMSRLMPKLMMMGEGRELGFYYRPSPDGRRILLGGRDSSRAGDPAAPTLRLRNGLVELFPELEKVRLSHSWFGNVAMHRDMLPRIFEKDGVVYATGFCGSGVVWAPWVGTRAAHKLMGHGEQARTAFDFRPPAAIPLYRGNPWFIPAVIKGYALQDRITWWRASR from the coding sequence ATGGACCGTCCCAGCCTCCTGAAACCGCAACGAGAAGTCAGTCACGTGCACGAGCCCAAAGTCGCCGACAAGAGCACACCCTACTGGTGGGAAGCGGCGCCCGTCATGCCGCTGCCGCCGCAGCCCCTGGCCAGGAAGCTCGACGTGGCGATCGTCGGCGCCGGTTATGCCGGGCTTTCGGCCGGGCTTGCGCTGGCGCGCGGGGGGCGTTCGGTTGCAGCTTTTGATGCGATGAATCCGGGCGAGGGGGCCTCGTCGCGCAACGGCGGAATTACCAGCGGGAGCATCCGGCTGGACTACGCCACGATCACCCGGCGCTTCGGCGAAGAAAAAGCCATGGCGATCGAGGCCGAGGGCAAGGTCGCGCGCGAATTCCTTTACGACTTCATCAAGTCGGAAAAGCTCGACTGCGACTTTCAACAGGTTGGCCTGTTCAAGGGCGCCATCGGATATGAACAATACGAGAAGATGGCCCGCGGCGCCGAGGCGTTTGCGCGGAAACTGGGAATCGAATCCTACGCTGTTCCATATGCAAAGCAGCGCAACTACGTCGGCACCGACTTCTATCGCGGCGGCACGGTTCGTATGGACATCGGTGGGCTGCACCCGGCCAAGTTCCATGCCGAACTGCTGCGGGTGGCGCTCGCTTCGGGACTGGCGGTGCATTCGAACACGCCCGTGACCTCGATTGAAAGGGATGGCTCCGGGTTCCGCGTCGCCACTTCGGCCGGTACGGTGCAGGCGCGGCAGGTGCTGGTCTGCACAAATGGCTACACGGATGGCGCCAGTCCCTTTCTGCGCCGTCGGCTGGTGCCGGTTCGCAGCCGGATCATTGCCACCGAGGAACTCGCGCCTGAAGTGATGTCGCGCCTGATGCCGAAGCTGATGATGATGGGCGAGGGCCGCGAGCTTGGCTTCTATTACCGCCCTTCGCCGGACGGCAGACGCATCCTGCTCGGCGGGCGCGACAGCTCGCGTGCAGGCGATCCGGCAGCCCCGACGCTCCGCCTGCGCAACGGGCTGGTCGAGCTTTTCCCTGAACTGGAGAAGGTTCGCCTCTCGCATAGCTGGTTCGGCAATGTGGCGATGCACCGCGACATGCTGCCCAGGATCTTCGAGAAGGACGGCGTGGTCTATGCCACGGGCTTCTGCGGTTCGGGCGTGGTCTGGGCGCCATGGGTCGGCACGCGTGCGGCTCACAAGCTGATGGGACATGGCGAGCAGGCGCGCACCGCATTCGATTTCCGACCGCCTGCGGCGATCCCGCTCTATCGTGGCAATCCGTGGTTCATCCCGGCCGTTATCAAGGGCTACGCCCTGCAGGACCGTATCACCTGGTGGCGCGCCAGCCGCTGA
- a CDS encoding aldehyde dehydrogenase family protein codes for MMSPLEHLSRNGRLDKFFIDGQWVEPKGTAEGVVVNPATEEVVAKFPLGNSGDVDAAVAAARRAFTTWSRTRPGYRVGLLDRLQALLEARNELLAQCLSLEMGAAIGYARTAQVPLAIAHVQVAGDVLKTFPFVEQRGRTAVTHEPIGVCALITPWNWPLYQITAKVAPALAAGCTVVLKPSELSPLDALLFAEAIEEAGFPAGVFNLVNGDGPGVGMGLASHTDVDMISITGSTRAGIAVAQAAAPTVKRVAQELGGKSPNVILPDADLDRAVSLGVAAAFRNLGQSCSAPTRMIVPRARLSEIEAIAKRAAAQIIVGDPLSEATTHGAIANRSQFDRIQTMIGVGISEGARLLTGGSGRADDLSVGFYVKPTIFSDVRTGMRIAQEEVFGPVLCIIPYDTVEEAVTIANDTVYGLGAHVQGEDMDAVRDVASRIRAGQVHLNYPAWDPHAPFGGFKQSGNGREYGIEGMLEYLEVKSILGYF; via the coding sequence ATGATGTCGCCCCTCGAACACCTGTCCCGTAACGGCCGCCTGGACAAGTTCTTCATCGACGGTCAATGGGTCGAGCCGAAGGGCACCGCCGAGGGCGTCGTCGTGAATCCCGCCACCGAAGAGGTCGTGGCCAAGTTTCCGCTCGGAAACAGCGGGGACGTCGACGCGGCCGTTGCAGCGGCCCGCCGGGCGTTCACCACCTGGAGCCGTACCAGGCCGGGATACCGCGTGGGTCTGCTTGATCGCCTGCAGGCGCTGCTCGAAGCGCGCAATGAACTGCTTGCGCAATGCTTGAGCCTCGAAATGGGCGCGGCGATCGGATACGCGCGCACCGCGCAGGTGCCGCTCGCGATCGCCCATGTGCAGGTCGCTGGCGACGTCCTGAAAACCTTCCCCTTTGTCGAGCAGCGCGGCCGCACCGCCGTCACCCACGAACCGATCGGTGTCTGCGCGCTGATCACGCCCTGGAACTGGCCACTCTACCAGATCACCGCCAAGGTTGCGCCGGCGCTCGCAGCAGGCTGCACGGTCGTGCTGAAGCCAAGCGAGCTCTCTCCTTTGGACGCGCTGCTGTTTGCCGAGGCGATAGAGGAAGCCGGCTTCCCTGCCGGTGTCTTCAACCTCGTCAACGGTGACGGCCCAGGCGTGGGTATGGGTCTCGCCTCCCACACGGATGTCGACATGATCTCCATTACCGGCTCCACCCGTGCCGGCATCGCGGTGGCCCAGGCCGCCGCGCCGACGGTCAAGCGCGTCGCGCAGGAACTCGGCGGCAAGTCGCCGAACGTGATTTTGCCCGACGCCGATCTCGATCGTGCCGTTTCGCTGGGCGTAGCCGCCGCCTTCCGCAATCTCGGCCAATCCTGTAGCGCCCCGACGCGGATGATCGTGCCCCGCGCGCGCCTGTCCGAGATCGAGGCAATTGCCAAGCGGGCCGCAGCCCAGATCATCGTCGGCGATCCGCTTTCAGAAGCCACCACCCACGGTGCAATCGCCAACCGTTCCCAGTTCGACCGCATCCAAACCATGATCGGCGTCGGCATTTCGGAGGGCGCCAGGCTCCTCACCGGCGGGTCGGGTCGCGCTGACGATCTGAGCGTCGGGTTCTATGTGAAGCCGACCATCTTTTCCGACGTGCGCACAGGCATGCGCATTGCCCAGGAAGAGGTCTTCGGGCCAGTTCTTTGCATCATCCCCTACGACACAGTCGAAGAGGCCGTCACCATCGCCAACGATACGGTCTACGGCCTGGGAGCTCATGTGCAGGGCGAGGATATGGACGCCGTCAGGGACGTTGCCTCGCGGATTCGCGCCGGTCAGGTTCATCTCAACTACCCGGCCTGGGATCCGCACGCCCCGTTTGGCGGTTTCAAGCAGTCCGGAAACGGACGCGAATATGGCATCGAAGGCATGCTGGAGTATCTCGAGGTCAAATCCATCCTCGGCTATTTCTAG
- a CDS encoding alanine racemase produces MDTTNVKMREAVQTIDALITPSLLLDRGRLERNIQRLAEHARKLGVVLRPHMKTAKSIDVARHVFPGEPGPITVSTIAEAEYFAGHGFRDITYAVGMSPASAVRAMELCRRTGADVKLLLDSVEQADALAGVREATGITPSVFIELDCDDHRGGLKPDDPKLLQVANRVVAAGAKLVGVLAHAGESYGLSTADALVKAAEDERFATVRAAETLRAHGHACPIVSLGSTPTAHFAEDLEGVTELRAGVYMFFDLVQHGVGVCAIDDIAISVLATVIGSKPEKGWVLVDAGWMALSRDRGTANQKIDQGYGVVCDEKGRVLEDVIVAQASQEHGILAIRAGSGKSMPDLPLGSRVRILPNHACAMAAQHDFYSVVNGESPEIEARWERIRGW; encoded by the coding sequence ATGGATACGACGAATGTAAAGATGCGTGAGGCGGTCCAAACGATCGATGCCCTCATCACCCCGTCGCTGCTTCTGGACCGGGGGCGGCTCGAGCGCAATATCCAGCGCCTGGCCGAGCATGCCAGAAAGCTTGGCGTGGTGCTGCGCCCGCATATGAAGACGGCCAAAAGCATCGACGTCGCCCGACATGTGTTCCCCGGCGAACCCGGTCCGATCACGGTCTCGACGATCGCCGAGGCGGAGTATTTCGCCGGCCACGGCTTTCGCGACATCACCTATGCAGTCGGCATGTCGCCGGCTTCGGCCGTCCGCGCCATGGAGCTTTGTCGCCGCACCGGCGCTGATGTGAAGCTGTTGCTCGATTCCGTGGAGCAGGCCGACGCCCTGGCCGGCGTGCGTGAAGCCACCGGCATAACGCCATCAGTCTTCATCGAACTGGACTGCGACGACCATCGCGGCGGATTGAAGCCGGACGATCCCAAGCTGCTCCAGGTGGCCAACAGGGTTGTCGCAGCGGGCGCCAAGCTGGTCGGCGTCCTCGCCCATGCCGGCGAGTCCTATGGCTTGAGCACGGCCGATGCACTGGTCAAGGCAGCCGAGGACGAGCGTTTTGCCACCGTGCGCGCCGCCGAAACCTTGCGCGCCCACGGCCATGCCTGCCCGATCGTCAGCCTCGGCTCTACGCCGACGGCGCATTTCGCCGAGGACCTCGAAGGCGTCACGGAGCTGCGCGCCGGGGTCTACATGTTCTTCGATCTCGTCCAGCACGGGGTGGGGGTCTGTGCCATCGACGATATCGCGATTTCGGTGTTGGCCACGGTGATCGGGTCCAAGCCGGAAAAGGGATGGGTGCTGGTCGACGCCGGGTGGATGGCGCTTTCGCGCGACCGCGGAACCGCAAACCAGAAGATCGACCAGGGTTACGGCGTGGTCTGCGACGAAAAGGGGCGGGTGCTTGAAGATGTGATCGTGGCGCAGGCCAGCCAGGAACACGGTATCCTCGCCATTCGTGCCGGTTCTGGAAAGTCCATGCCCGACTTGCCGCTCGGGTCTCGGGTCCGGATTCTGCCCAACCATGCCTGCGCCATGGCCGCCCAGCACGACTTCTACAGCGTCGTCAATGGTGAGAGCCCCGAGATTGAAGCGCGGTGGGAGCGGATTCGCGGCTGGTAG
- a CDS encoding NAD(P)/FAD-dependent oxidoreductase — MKLTSYWLDTSQPFDHGSSKPLEGHYDAAVVGGGLTGSSAALALAKKGARVALLEAETIGNAASGRNGGMCNNGFAQNYAIMAGKHGKPAANALYKAFDAGVDMVERLVQEEKIDCSFARVGKLKLAAKPEHYDVLARSQELLSTNVDPGTRMIARADLRTEVGTSRYYGGLLFPKSASMHVGRFVRGLATAAARRGAEVYENAPVMALRKVADGHEFETPRGKIVARQVLLASGISQVGPLGWIRRRIVPVGAFLVVTEPLSPSQLERLMPTRRNVVDTRNLVVYWRLTPDNRMLFGGRARFAVSNPQSDEKSGRILKAAMVDVYPELADIRIDYCWGGMVDMTRDRLPRAGERNGIYYSMGYSGHGTQMSTLMGSIMADVMDGGPDLNPWKDFDWPAIPGYFGRPWFLPILGAYYRMKDLVT, encoded by the coding sequence ATGAAACTTACCTCTTACTGGCTGGATACGTCTCAGCCGTTCGATCATGGGTCGTCCAAACCGCTCGAAGGCCACTACGATGCAGCAGTTGTGGGCGGCGGCTTGACTGGATCATCCGCGGCGCTGGCCCTTGCCAAAAAGGGCGCCCGGGTTGCGCTGTTGGAGGCCGAAACGATCGGCAACGCCGCATCAGGCCGCAATGGCGGGATGTGCAACAATGGTTTTGCCCAGAACTATGCAATCATGGCCGGCAAGCACGGCAAGCCGGCCGCAAACGCGCTCTACAAGGCTTTCGACGCCGGCGTCGATATGGTCGAGCGGCTGGTCCAGGAAGAAAAGATCGACTGCAGTTTCGCCCGCGTCGGCAAGCTCAAGCTTGCCGCCAAGCCCGAGCACTACGACGTGCTGGCGCGCAGCCAGGAACTCCTTTCGACCAATGTCGATCCCGGAACGAGGATGATCGCGCGCGCCGACCTGCGAACCGAAGTCGGCACCAGCCGCTACTATGGTGGGCTGCTGTTTCCCAAGAGCGCCAGCATGCATGTCGGCCGTTTCGTCCGGGGTCTGGCGACCGCGGCGGCGCGGCGGGGCGCAGAGGTCTATGAAAACGCCCCCGTCATGGCTCTGCGCAAGGTCGCCGACGGGCATGAGTTCGAGACCCCGCGAGGCAAGATCGTCGCGCGGCAGGTCCTGCTGGCGAGCGGCATTTCCCAGGTCGGTCCGCTCGGATGGATCCGCCGCCGGATCGTGCCGGTCGGCGCCTTCCTCGTCGTGACGGAACCGCTGTCGCCCTCGCAACTCGAGCGCCTGATGCCGACCCGACGCAATGTCGTCGACACGCGCAATCTCGTCGTCTATTGGCGGCTGACGCCGGACAATCGCATGCTGTTCGGCGGGCGGGCCCGGTTTGCAGTATCCAACCCGCAGTCCGACGAGAAGAGTGGCCGGATCTTGAAAGCGGCGATGGTCGATGTCTATCCGGAACTGGCCGACATCCGCATCGATTACTGCTGGGGCGGCATGGTCGACATGACGCGCGACCGCCTGCCGCGCGCCGGGGAGCGCAACGGAATCTACTACTCCATGGGCTATAGCGGCCACGGTACCCAGATGTCGACGCTGATGGGCAGCATCATGGCCGATGTCATGGACGGGGGTCCCGACCTGAACCCCTGGAAGGATTTCGACTGGCCGGCGATCCCTGGATATTTCGGGCGTCCCTGGTTCCTGCCGATCCTCGGCGCCTATTACCGCATGAAGGACCTTGTCACATGA
- a CDS encoding aspartate/glutamate racemase family protein, which yields MPDQTTSASARKLAFIHTVSGLVSEFEGLAKEHMPGWKPFAILDESLLRNTIERGLLTDLTKRRLATYVWSAVDAGADAIVVTCSTLGPAVDAIAPLCPVPLFRIDEGMAKAAVEHGNRIGVLATLSTTLVPTVDLLKRKAREAGKDVAIDDVLVEGAFQLLAGGDVEAHDAQIRLALEELSQKVDVVVFAQASMARAVRGTTYCLPVLTSPVLGVENVKRRLER from the coding sequence ATGCCAGATCAAACCACGAGCGCCTCCGCCAGAAAGCTGGCTTTCATCCACACGGTTTCCGGTCTTGTTTCCGAGTTCGAGGGCCTCGCCAAAGAACACATGCCCGGCTGGAAGCCGTTCGCGATCCTCGACGAGAGCCTCCTGAGAAATACCATTGAGCGCGGGTTGCTAACCGATCTGACGAAACGAAGGCTTGCTACCTACGTATGGTCGGCAGTCGACGCCGGGGCGGATGCGATTGTCGTCACATGCTCGACTCTCGGACCGGCCGTCGATGCCATTGCGCCGCTTTGCCCAGTACCGCTGTTCCGTATTGATGAAGGCATGGCCAAAGCCGCTGTCGAGCATGGAAACCGCATAGGTGTCCTGGCGACCTTGTCGACAACGCTGGTGCCGACCGTGGATCTGTTGAAGCGCAAGGCACGCGAGGCGGGCAAGGATGTAGCGATCGACGATGTGCTTGTTGAGGGAGCGTTTCAACTCCTCGCCGGCGGCGACGTCGAAGCCCATGACGCGCAAATCCGCCTGGCTCTCGAAGAGCTGTCGCAGAAGGTCGATGTGGTCGTTTTTGCGCAGGCCTCGATGGCTCGTGCGGTGCGGGGCACGACCTACTGTCTTCCAGTTTTGACAAGCCCCGTACTTGGGGTTGAAAACGTGAAACGGCGTTTGGAGCGGTGA
- a CDS encoding ABC transporter permease, with protein MRGFLLNRLSQSLILLLIVSIIGFLVLNLLPGGPLAQFGLDPGMTQDDLERLKEQLGLNRPLLVQYFDWAWRLLQGDWGHSFRDGAPVLAVIGRHVPATLLLMGTSTAIAIAIGTWIGIRGATHRYSLFDHMATIGAMVALSIPTFWFGLVGIYIFSLQLGWLPAGNMYTIGDGSILNYLHHLILPSIVLSLVHVAIWSRYMRTATLDAISQDFVKTARAKGLSERRVIMKHVVGNALLPMITLAGVQLPSILTGALVTETVFTWPGMGRLFLDSLGYSDYPVVMGLLMFSAILVILGNLIADIAVAIVDPRIRLG; from the coding sequence ATGCGTGGCTTCCTGCTCAACCGGCTCTCACAGAGTCTCATCCTGCTCCTGATCGTCTCGATCATCGGGTTCCTCGTCCTGAACCTGCTGCCGGGTGGGCCGCTGGCGCAATTCGGGCTCGATCCCGGCATGACGCAGGACGATCTCGAGCGCCTGAAAGAGCAATTGGGGCTGAACCGTCCGCTTTTGGTGCAATATTTCGACTGGGCCTGGCGGCTGCTCCAAGGCGACTGGGGCCACTCCTTCCGCGACGGCGCGCCTGTGCTGGCAGTGATTGGCCGGCACGTCCCTGCGACGCTGCTGCTGATGGGGACGTCCACCGCCATCGCAATCGCCATCGGCACCTGGATCGGCATTCGTGGCGCCACGCACCGCTATTCGCTGTTCGACCATATGGCGACGATCGGAGCGATGGTCGCGCTGTCGATCCCGACCTTCTGGTTCGGGCTCGTCGGCATCTACATCTTCTCCCTGCAGCTGGGCTGGCTGCCTGCAGGCAACATGTACACGATCGGCGACGGTTCGATCCTGAACTACCTGCATCACCTGATCCTGCCAAGCATCGTGCTGTCGCTGGTGCATGTCGCGATCTGGAGCCGCTACATGCGCACGGCGACGCTCGACGCCATCAGCCAGGATTTCGTCAAGACCGCCCGCGCCAAGGGCCTGAGCGAGCGCCGAGTCATCATGAAGCACGTCGTCGGCAATGCGCTTTTGCCGATGATCACACTGGCCGGGGTCCAGCTTCCCAGCATCCTGACCGGCGCGCTGGTGACGGAGACAGTGTTTACCTGGCCGGGGATGGGTCGACTGTTCCTGGACAGCCTCGGCTACAGCGACTACCCGGTCGTGATGGGACTGCTGATGTTCTCGGCCATCCTCGTCATCCTGGGCAACTTGATCGCAGATATTGCCGTGGCGATCGTCGACCCGCGCATTCGTCTGGGTTGA